The Acidobacteriota bacterium genome segment AAGATAGACACCCCTAGGCGGGCACCGGCGTGACCCCCAGAGATGGAAATCGTCGGTCTCCTCTCCTGCTCCAAACCGTTAATCTGCAACCTCGCTCATTTTTCTGGCTGCCCAGGATCGGAGCCTCCGGCCTGCGCGGTCCAGGAGCTTCTGCTCCCAGGCGACCGCAACCACCTCGACACGTCGGCCGTACCTGCGGAGCTTTTTCCAAAGCTCGCGTTGGGCCTCTCCCCAGGAGTCCAGCTCACTACGGGTTCCCATGCCGGGGTCGACGTAGACAAATACGGCCGCCTCCGGCCCCACGGCAATCGGCGTCTTGAGGGGGAAATAATGGATCAGCCCCTTGTCGTGGCCGGCGTAGACCCTGCGGGGCAGCAGGTCTCGCTCGATCCCGAGCTGCTCAAAGCAGGAGACCTTCTCCTGCTCGGTCCCCAGCCAGGGTAACTCCAGGTGATCGAGCACGAAGTCAAGAGACAATAGTCGCCGCCGGGTAACTTCAAGGGAAGTCTCCCGGCGGTGACGGGTGTGGGGGATCTCCAGGGGTTATGGAAGTTTACATAATGGGAGTTTGGCGGAAGTCGGAGGAGAAACCGTGGCTCTATGCTACTGTGAGATCACACCTTCATAATTCCGTAAAGCTTACCTGGCTCAACAAGAATAGAAGAGCTGCCCGAGGGGGCGAAGTTCCGGTTCAAGCCCCTCCCTAGATGCTCGATTTTGCAATCAGGATGGGATGTGTGGATCAAGCGTGAATAAGGCAAAAGACTGTGAGGGCCGAAAATGATCCGGCCCTCACTTGAGATGATCTGGACACCCAGCCGTGGAGCCGGACTACTAATTCATTGCGTAGCCTTCCGGAATCGCAAAGACTGACGAATCCGGTTCTCCGTATTGGAAGTCAGAATATTCTACGACTCGTCGGGTTCCGTCAGGAAAAGTAATATCCTCTTTAACGATAAGGTGCAGGGTTGCAGAAACCCAATGAGCACCCGGGACAAAATCGCCATTCACCATGACTCGTTTACCCACGCAACTCACGCCGTTGATGACTTGTGTCCCCACGGCAGCTGATTCAGGTGGAACGAAGTTAGGAGAAGGCAGGAATGGAACTGGCCTTTGTCCAAGACTGCGTACACTCCTCCGATCATGGTCGATATGGTGGATGTTTCCCGTGGCAGCGTCCTTGAATTTCGCGTGACCTTTTCCCACGGTCTGTCCATTGCTCATACCGACCTTGGTTCGCCATTCGGACCCTGAAGAGGAACGGGACAATTCACCTGAAAACTCTGCAATTACTTCCTCCGTGCCATCAGGCAGTTCGCGTAAAATACGCTCCTGATATCGCGCGGTGAATGGCGTCCATTGAGCTTCGGCCGTCAGTGGAAGCACAAGCCCGATAAGAACCGGAAGAAAGGTCAACAGAAATTGGCTTTTCGTTCTTCTTTTCATGTCTTACCTCCGATTGAATTGTGGGCCAATTCTCACTGGCAAATGCAGCCCCTGGTGCAAAGCTGGTTGTGCCCCTTGCAGATGTATAGGTCGTAGTAGCAATAGGGCGGACCCCAAGTACTACAACCATACGCTTGGGCGCAGTAGGAGTCGTCGTACTGACAACTCCCGGAAGTTGGACAGCTTCCCTGACCCACTGTTGGACAGTAAGCAGCCAGCGGCGCCCCCGTAGCGAACAGGGCAACAAGGAGAGCCACAATGGTGAACTGTTTTAGAATCATTTGTTTCCCTCCCTCTGTGTATTGAGCTGGTGGTAATTGACTGGCTCTTACGCCTCTACCCCTATAAACAATCGAAACGGCTGTTGGTCACAACTATTTTTCGAGGGGGCACTCAGGATTGTTGTGAATCTTCGGGAGATAACAACCGCAAGCGGGCATCGAGGCGGCCTTTGAGCAGACGGACGGCACGGCTCAGGCGGGTGGAAACACTCGAGCGGGAGATATGAAGACGTTCTGCGGTCTGACGGGTGGAGAGGCCCTGGTACAGGCGCAAGTCGAGGACCTGGCGGTAGGTACCCGGCAGCATCGGGATCATTTCCGCCAACAAGGCCAGCAGTTCCTTTTCCTGAGCGAGCGCTTCCGGACCAGGATGCAAATCGACTTCTTCGCGGGAAGCCACTTCGCCGCGCTGCTCCCGCTGGCGGCGGACATTCTCGGCAGTGTTGGCAACGATCTTGTGGACCCAGGGGCAAGCCTTCGGCCCTTCAAAGCAAGCATGGTTGATAGACTGGAGGATCTTGATCCAGCTGGTCTGAAGAACGTCTTCGGCCAGACTGTCGTCGCCGGCAATGCGGCGGGCCAGCGGAAAGAAGCGCCGGGAGCAGCAGATGATCCAACCTTCCAGGTTGCCTTCGAGCAGAGGACAGTCCCGGGCGGCTTGCTTGAGCTTCGGGGTGGGAAGAATGTGGAAATCGCCAGACATCAAGTTATCCCCAGTTTCCCGATGCGGCTGGCCGGATTCCGTGCCGATCGCTTCCGCCCACAGGTCGCCCGCCACATTGCTGGCGGCACGGGCCTGGACGGGAGGCCTCTTGTGGTGTCTCAGGGACTGCTTTAGAACTCCGCCCCGTTACCAGATTCCCGGTGAATCCTTGAGCTTTTCCGGGCAGGCCGCCATTTCCAAGCCCCTGGCATGCCAGAGCACCCCGGAACCCGTTGCTGGACTGATTTCCTTCTCAGGGACCTCAGGTCCCCCCTGTGGGGAAACCGGAATGGCCGGCTCCGCCAGTGGTCGCCATTCGGTCGGGGCCAACCGTCCTGATACGGCCACGAAGAGCCAGAGAAATCGTTTTTTTACGGGGGGCATATTGGGGGGCAGCACACCGTCTGTAAATCCATAAGTCATTTATATAAAAAACGTTACATCACTGACCGATAAAGTCCGCCGGGATCCCTAAGGCTGAAGTACTGAGAACATGGTGTATCTTATCTGTTCAACCAATCAGGGGCGACACATTGGATGCCGCTATGAACTCACTGATTTGAGGACGCTGATCCAACGGCACAGTCGAATGAAGATCACTTCGTCCCATCAAGGCAGCTCCTGCTTACCGTGAGCAGACAGAGGCGGTCACAGCACCAGCAAGGCTCACCATTTGCTGGATTCCTCTGCGTGTACGTGGTCAGGTAATCTGAAGCTGATGCCTGCCTCGT includes the following:
- a CDS encoding sigma-70 family RNA polymerase sigma factor, whose product is MAGDLWAEAIGTESGQPHRETGDNLMSGDFHILPTPKLKQAARDCPLLEGNLEGWIICCSRRFFPLARRIAGDDSLAEDVLQTSWIKILQSINHACFEGPKACPWVHKIVANTAENVRRQREQRGEVASREEVDLHPGPEALAQEKELLALLAEMIPMLPGTYRQVLDLRLYQGLSTRQTAERLHISRSSVSTRLSRAVRLLKGRLDARLRLLSPEDSQQS